The following nucleotide sequence is from Mesorhizobium sp. J8.
CCGCCGCCGACCGCGAGATGCTGTTTCTCGCCTTCGAAGATCGGCGTCGCCTCCTCGAGCTTCGTGCCGCGCCGCCAGAGCTTGATCACGCGCGGGTAGCCGGACTGGGTCTTGTCGTCCTCCTCGAAAGCCGCCGAGACGATCACCGTATCCTTGTCCAGCCAGGAAAAGCCCGACTTGGAAGCGCGCGCGGAAAACCCGCCCTCGACAAAGGACCTCGTCGCGATGTCGAATTCGCGCATCTCGCTGGCGTCGCCGCCATCGGGCGACATGTAGAGCAGGCAGCGGTTGAAGTCGGGATAGAGCCGGCTCGCGCCGCCGAACACCCATTTGATGCCCTCTTTCGCCGAGAGCTGGTCGAAGTCGATGATCGTTTCCCACTCCGGCTTCTCGGTCTTGTAGGAAGCGACAGGCGCGCGCCGCCACAGGCCCAGCGCATTGGTCTTGTCCTGCCAGAAATTATAGACGTAGCCGGCAAGTGCTGCCCCGACGGGGATATTGTCCTCGGCCGTCATCAGGTCCAGCGCGGTCTCGAAGGTCGCCTGATAGGAAGGATCGCCCTGCAATTCGGCGACCGTCAGCGCGTTCTGGCGATGAACCCACTCCAGCGCTTCCTTACCGTTGCGATCCTCCAACCAGAGGAAGGGATCGTCGGCCGTCGAATCGGGCCGGGCTTTGGTCATCGTGCTGGTCATGCGGGTCTCCATCTGGCCCCGCCTACATCGCGTTCGCTGCGTTAATATTCAAGAGCGATGGCGGGATCGATCACAAAACCCGCCGGCGCAGGACCGTCGCCGCCGCCAGCGCCGCACAGATCGCACCCAGCGTCACGGGCAGGCCGGCGGCGCCGATGACATCCATCACGCTGCCGGTGAGCGGCGGCACGAGAATGCCGCCAAGTCCCCACATCAGCGAGAAGGCGGCGTTGCCGGCGACCAGCGCCGAGCCGGTAAAGCGTTCGCCGAGCTCGATGATCGACATCGTGTAGATGCCATAGGAGACGGCGCCCCAGATGAAGACGCAGACCCAGATCAACGGCGTCTCGATCAGCGCCGGCAAGAGCGCGCAGCCGAGCATGGTCACCGCCACGCAGCCGAAGCGCACCAGGCGCGCCGTCAGCCTTTCGGCGAGCAGTCCGAGCGGCACCTGCATGGCAATGTTGCCGGCGATCGTCGCCGACAGCAGGGCCGACATGCGCGCTTCGGGAATGCCGTGATGCGTTCCATAGACCGGCAGCAGCGCCAGGATCGCCTGCTCGAACCCTGCCGCGACAATCACCGCCGACATGAGCAGCCAGGCCATCGGTATGAAGCCAAGCACCGACACCTTGTTCTCGGCCTCGTCGACCTTCGGCAAACGCCGCACAACGACCGCCAGGCAGGCGCCGCAGAAGACGAAAGCGGAAATGCCGACCAGGAAAGGCGGCCAGCCCTCTGTGCCGACGGCGAGCAGGCAGAGCGGCCCGGCCGCGAAGCCGGCCGAGATGATGGTGGAATAGATGCCCATGACGCGGCCACGGCGCGACGGCGGCGCCAACGCGATCACCCAGATCTCGCTGAGCACATAAAGCGGATTGGTCACCACGCCGATCAGGAAGCGCAGCGGAAACCACAGATAGACATTCTGCGTCCAGCCGATCAGTGCCAACACCAGCGCAGAGAGCGCCGCGCAGGTAAGCGCGGTTCGCCCTGCCCCGAAGCGGCGCGCCAGGCCGGGGATCAGCGGTGAGGACAGGATGAAGCCGACCGGTGTCATCGCCGCCGACAGCCCGATAACCGCCGGCGAAACGCCTTGCCGCTGCAGGATGAAGCTGAGCAGCGGGTAGGATAGCCCTTGCGCGATGGCGAACACCGACACAGTCGCGATCACGCCGGTGATCGCGGCCCACTGCACCCTCTCGCTGCTCTTTGAATCCGCCAGAGCCATCAGTTCCTGATCCAATCGGTTGAAGGCTTAGCCGTCGCAGCCGGTTCCCGTAAGGCCCACGGCGCACGAAAGCGGATGCTCCAGCCAAACCCTGTCAGGAGCCCCTGCGCTGCAGAGAGGGCGCTCGCAAGCTCCCCTTCCGGCATGTCGCTTCCCTCGCCCTAGTGGTCGCCGCCACCTCACCGGCAACCTTGCCGCCGGTCCATTATGCCGGCCAATTTCGCATCCTCACGAGGCCTCTCATGACCGCCGCCCTTCATCCCGCCGAACCGGCACTGGCAACCGATCGCGCCCGCCGTGGCGGCCGCGCCGGCAAGCGCGCCGGCGGCTCGGCCGCCTTCGAGCAGCCCGCCTTCCGCCAATTGAAGAACCCGCTGACCCCGACCAAGCTGGTGTCCGACGACGAGCTGGAATCGATCCACCTCGCCTCGCTGCGCGTGCTGAAGGAGATCGGCGTCGACGTCCTGCACGAGGAAGCCCGCCGCATCATGAAAGCGCACGGCGCGGATGTGCGCGAAGGCTCGGAACGCGTGCGCTTCGACAGCGACATGATCCTCGAGCTTGTCTCGCACTGCCCGTCGGAATTCACGCTGCATGCCCGCAACCCGGCGCACAATCTGCGCTTCGGCGGCAACAACGTCATCCTGTCGATGATGGCTTCGGCGCCGAACTGTTCCGACCTCGATCGCGGCCGCAGGCCCGGCAACCAGGCTGACTACCGCAACTTCCTGCGCCTGGCGCAGATGCACAACATCCTGAACTGCACCGGCGGCTATCCGGTCGAGCCGATCGACATCCATCCCTCGGTCCGCCACCTGGAATGCATCCGCGACCTCGCCATGCTGACCGACAAGGTCTTCCACATCTATTCGCTCGGCAAGGAGCGCAATGTCGACGGCATCGAGATCACCCGCATCGCGCGCGGCATCAGCCGCGAGCAGCTGATGCAGGAACCGTCGGTCTTCACCATCATCAACACCAATTCGCCGCTCAAGCTCGACGTGCCGATGATGGAAGGCATCATCCAGATGGCGAGCATGGGTCAGGCTGTCATCGTCACGCCGTTCACGCTCTCCGGCGCCATGGCGCCCGTCACCGTCGCCGGCGCGCTGGTCCAGCAGAACGCCGAAGCGCTCTCCGGCATCGCCTTCGCGCAGATGGTCAAGAAAGGCGCGCCGGTCGGCTATGGCGGCTTCACCTCCAATGTCGACATGAAATCCGGCGCGCCGGCCTTCGGCACGCCTGAATATATGAAGGCGCAGCTCGTCGGCGGCCAGCTCGCCCGCCGCTACAACATCCCCTACCGCACATCCAACACCTGCGCCGCCAACACGGTCGACGCGCAGGCCGCCTATGAAAGCGTGTTTTCGCTCTGGGGCGCCATCCAGGGTGGCGGCAATCTGATGATGCACGGTGCCGGCTGGCTGGAAGGCGGCCTGCGCTGCTCTTATGAAAAGACCATCCTCGACATCGACCTTTTGCAGATGGTGGCCGAGTTCCTCACCCCGCTCGACCTCTCCGAGGACGCGCTCGGCTTCGACGCCATCCAGTCGGTCGGCCCTGGCGGCCATTTCTTCGGCACCCAGCACACGCAGGAGCGCTACAAGACCGCCTTCTATTCGCCGATCGTTTCCGACTGGCGCAATTTCGAGACCTGGACCGAGGCTGGCTCGCCGACGGCGATGGAACGCACCAACAAAGTCTGGAAGGAGCGCCTCGCCTCCTACGAGGAGCCGTACATGGACCCGGCCATCCGCGAGGAACTCAATGACTTCGTCGAAAAACGCCGCGCCGAAGGTGGCGCGCCGACCGATTTCTGATTTTCTGGCTGCTGATGAGCACTCGACCCCCACTCCGTCGAGCTTCGCTTAGCCTCCAAACCGACCATTCGATTCAGTCTCTGTAAGAACGGACCTATCTTCATGAAATCCCACGTAAAAGCGGTTGTCATCGGCGGCGGCGTCGTCGGCTGCTCGGTGCTCTATCATCTCGCCAAGGCCGGCTGGACCGACATCATGCTGATCGAGCGCTCGGAGCTGACTTCCGGCTCGTCCTGGCACGCTGCCGGCGGCTTCCATACGCTCAACGGCGACCCGAACGTCGCCAAGCTGCAGGCCTATACGGTCCAGCTCTACAAGGAGATCGAGGAACTCTCCGGCCAGTCCTGCTCGCTGCATCTGACCGGCGGCGTCATGATGGCCGACACGCCGGAGCGTATGGACTTCCTGCGCCTTGCGCACGCCAAGGGCCGTTATCTCGGCATGGACACCGAGCTGATCACGCCTTCGGAAGCCAAGGCCATGTTCCCGCTGATGGACGAGAAGAACTTC
It contains:
- a CDS encoding MFS transporter encodes the protein MALADSKSSERVQWAAITGVIATVSVFAIAQGLSYPLLSFILQRQGVSPAVIGLSAAMTPVGFILSSPLIPGLARRFGAGRTALTCAALSALVLALIGWTQNVYLWFPLRFLIGVVTNPLYVLSEIWVIALAPPSRRGRVMGIYSTIISAGFAAGPLCLLAVGTEGWPPFLVGISAFVFCGACLAVVVRRLPKVDEAENKVSVLGFIPMAWLLMSAVIVAAGFEQAILALLPVYGTHHGIPEARMSALLSATIAGNIAMQVPLGLLAERLTARLVRFGCVAVTMLGCALLPALIETPLIWVCVFIWGAVSYGIYTMSIIELGERFTGSALVAGNAAFSLMWGLGGILVPPLTGSVMDVIGAAGLPVTLGAICAALAAATVLRRRVL
- a CDS encoding trimethylamine methyltransferase family protein; this translates as MTAALHPAEPALATDRARRGGRAGKRAGGSAAFEQPAFRQLKNPLTPTKLVSDDELESIHLASLRVLKEIGVDVLHEEARRIMKAHGADVREGSERVRFDSDMILELVSHCPSEFTLHARNPAHNLRFGGNNVILSMMASAPNCSDLDRGRRPGNQADYRNFLRLAQMHNILNCTGGYPVEPIDIHPSVRHLECIRDLAMLTDKVFHIYSLGKERNVDGIEITRIARGISREQLMQEPSVFTIINTNSPLKLDVPMMEGIIQMASMGQAVIVTPFTLSGAMAPVTVAGALVQQNAEALSGIAFAQMVKKGAPVGYGGFTSNVDMKSGAPAFGTPEYMKAQLVGGQLARRYNIPYRTSNTCAANTVDAQAAYESVFSLWGAIQGGGNLMMHGAGWLEGGLRCSYEKTILDIDLLQMVAEFLTPLDLSEDALGFDAIQSVGPGGHFFGTQHTQERYKTAFYSPIVSDWRNFETWTEAGSPTAMERTNKVWKERLASYEEPYMDPAIREELNDFVEKRRAEGGAPTDF